The Cheilinus undulatus linkage group 21, ASM1832078v1, whole genome shotgun sequence region CTTCCGCACTGTAgaagtcatcagctggtgcTGCTTAGCCTGGCCTTGTCGCTGAAAGCATCTGCAGACTGTACATTATCAGCAGTGCAATACAAAattgtgtcatctgcataaagatgaATTTTACAATTGGAAACCACTGAGACAATATAATTTATATAAAGAGTAAAAAGCACTGGACCAAGGACATGATCTTGAGGAACATCATTTGCAAGAGTAATAAGTCCTGACTATATTTCCCAGTGCTCCATGCTGCTGTCTGCCTAGCTCCTGAACCAGCAATACGCATTTTTATCAAAGCCAGTAGTAGCATGCTTGGTTAAAAGCATTGCACTATTATAATAATTAGTGTATAGTTTTCTTGTGtctgtgttatttgattgatcAGTGGGTGTGATCTTTCCCCACACTgctctaccacaggcacactATGCATGAGGGAAATGAGCTTGGTTGTGTAACATTGCTTTGCATCAggtgtcatacagcccagccagttAGCAGATTTCATGTGACCCAcaatctattttatttttaaaaatcaatacatgctatttttatttattagtaaAATTAAGCATGATTGGAGTACAATAGCAGCACAAATATCAATAAGATGCCATATTATTGCTAAATTTGGCAggtaaaatgaagaaaatttaaTGTGTCCTGAGTGTTATATTACAACCAGATTTTTACTTGAGCATGGTATTTCGTTTAAGCATTAAACTGCATATAAAATGTTCTGCATAGACTGAATCAAACTGACCTGGATTGGCAGATCACAAAGTAGAGGATCCTGCACAAGTCTGGCGAGTCCCTCCTCGAAAATATCCAGGATCTCCGAGTGAGGAAGGgcctcctcgtcctcctcctctggGTCTAGAGATGCTTCCTCCGTCATGCCCTCTTTATCAACCTCTTCATCTTTTACAGCAACTTCTCCTCTCACAGTGTCCTCAGTCTGATCCTCCATCATCAGACCGACACTGAACGCACTGATTACTTTACAATTTCTCTGTTAAAACAGCGATAGTTAGTATCTAACTAACCGTAAAGAGTACAACAAAACGGGACCGAGACAAAATAACTACAGCCACTTGTAACTACACTACACTTGTAATGAAAATGTTGCAAGAAGTCCCCAAGAAAACATGAAGTAAACAACGGCTGTGTGCAGTTCACAAAATATACCGAAAGGAAACCAAAGTGCGTCACAAATGGCTCCTCTTGGCGAACGCTAATTTATACGTAGTTTTGGTCTTTTACTGGGCACCAAAATGCAATAACGATTTAATATTAGTGTTATGCTTATTTTTTCCAGTTGTTTTTATGTATGGTaaagaataaaacacatttctatcTCAATACTTTGTTTCCCACCGAGCATTAAAAAGAGCTGCACACGCTTTCATCAGCTCACTTCCTCTGCTCCACATGTAGCTGAATTGTTTACAACAGGGGAATTTCGAGTCTTCTGTGGCTCTCTggataataaagaaataaacctGTAGAAACTGGTTGTATCTTCTTGAAGCTGTCTACACTGATTTACATTCTGACATGCTTCTTTTCTGTCCAACCTGTGGGAATGTTTTAATAGTCGAGGAAGGACAGAAGTGCATGAGATTCGCCTGCAACACCTGCCCGTATGTCCACAACATCACGAGAAAGGTAAGCTACGCTGTAtctcactcagaatggagttaaactTACACATTGGGATTGACAAATAACTCTGAAAAGTTCAACAGAGAATCAACTCTCTAGTTTTTACTGTGTATAAGAGCTGTTTTGGGGTGTGATGTAGACTCATTCCCTGGCCTTATGCTACTGtgaagtcaacagaggtggaaaaagtataaGAGTggtgtactcaagtaaaagcacagttgcTCTGGCTAAAcgtactgaagtagaagtatAAGTGCAGATCTCGCCTTGCCTTCTTGCCAGACGTCACTTGTAATAGCTGTCACTGTCTCCTCTTAAGGTGTTAAATGTTGCTGCCAGTTTGGCATGTGGTTTGGTTTCATACCATCTCTCTCTACAGGTAAATAATAGGAAGTATCCTAAGCTGAAAGAGGTGGATGATGTTCTTGGTGGCGCTGCAGCTTGGGAAAATGTGGATTCAACTGCAGGTGAGAGGGTGACATCAAATCACAGGGCCTGTCTCAAACTGCTCCCTCTGCACTGgctctttctgcatctttgtTGACATTAAGTGGCATAACAATTTAAAGTACCAAACAACACATatgaaacaaagtaaaataaaacatgaaagagGACGGCCTTCTTTCCACAACTACTTGTACACATATGGATATGACAACAAATgtaaacatatatatattcaaggtttcacaaatgtttaatatttctgctttttaatcatttagtaTGTGTAGTGACTGGACACAGTGCACTGTTTCTACTTGAAACTGATTTGCTTTTGGTATTTTTGGGGTTCATTGACAATTGTGAATATATAATGTCATATACAAAATTAACTAGTTTAAGAATTAATAGTTTTTGACAGTCCATTCATTTCTCATAACAAATTACATCCTTTCCTTTAAACTATACCTTCAAATTGGTCAATGCattgaaaaaaattgatgtaTGACCATTAAGacacttaataaataaatatataaaatatatgtatatatgtgtgtttcCATGTATATGTAATTTCTACCTGGTTATGTGGGTtgattaaatgtaattttttaaaggcaactttttttcaattgtgtTGGTGACAGAAAGGACAGGATTGGTAAGACtcttgtactcaagtaaaactaaagttaaaatttacagtaaaggtactggtctataaatctactgaAGTTAAAGTAGAAAGttattcatttaaagtttactcaaagcACTGGGTAGCTACTTATGATACCCAAGGAGCTTGTGcagtgaaatatgatcttttaTATGTGCAGTTACACAAGAGAGTGTAAAATCTTGGGGTGCAGA contains the following coding sequences:
- the polr3k gene encoding DNA-directed RNA polymerase III subunit RPC10 → MLLFCPTCGNVLIVEEGQKCMRFACNTCPYVHNITRKVNNRKYPKLKEVDDVLGGAAAWENVDSTAETCPKCEHPRAYFMQIQTRSADEPMTTFYKCCNAQCGHRWRD